The Plectropomus leopardus isolate mb chromosome 2, YSFRI_Pleo_2.0, whole genome shotgun sequence genome has a window encoding:
- the znf740a gene encoding gastrula zinc finger protein XlCGF57.1 isoform X10: protein MSHLPSSSVRDHMKWAGLLGCEAVLSSMALMQASSMAAPPKKMMAPLGHGPPQREGPDRAPQSHMILPSGMSCPPLLIRKEGEFQAPRLLDEKDMRANEDMQQKKKNRKSVTPCKVREQEGRGGKGTGGDENGPSSKVQKNFICDHCYGAFRSGYHLKRHILIHTGEKPYACAVCDMRFIQRYHLERHSLIHTGVKPYACSMCDMRFFQRYHLERHRLTHTGVKPYACSMCDMRFFQRYHLARHSLTHTGVKPYACSMCDMRFFQRYHLARHSLTHTGVKPYACSMCDMRFFQRYHLARHSLTHTGVKPYACTMCDMRFIQRYQLERHSLTHTGVKPYACTMCDKRFFQRYHLARHSLTHMGVKPYACTMCDMKFFQRYHLARHSLTHTGVKPYACTMCDKRFFQRYHLARHSLTHMGVKPFACTMCDMRFVQRYHLARHSLTHTGVKPYACTMCDKRFFQRYHLARHSLTHMGVKPFACTMCDMRFVQRYHLARHSLTHTGVKPYACSMCDMRFIQRNHLERHSLTHTGEKPFACDMCDMRFIQRYHLERHKRVHSGEKPYQCERCQQNFSRTDRLLRHRRLCQGRGVAKVENQPCCEPRPYPQEPPPAPPTWSPLHPPPGRLAV, encoded by the exons ATGTCACATCTGCCCAGCAGCTCAGTCCGCGACCATATGAAATGG GCGGGGCTGCTTGGCTGCGAGGCTGTCCTCTCCAGCATGGCCCTGATGCAGGCCAGCTCCATGGCTGCTCCGCCCAAAAAAATGATGGCTCCACTTGGTCATGGACCACCGCAGAGAGAGGGACCTGACCGTGCTCCCCAGAGCCATATGATCCTCCCATCTGGAATGAGCTGTCCACCTCTG CTCATCCGGAAGGAAGGTGAATTCCAAGCTCCCCGCCTGCTGGATGAGAAGGACATGAGGGCCAACGAGGacatgcagcagaaaaaaaagaacaggaaatCAGTAACGCCCTGCAAAGTGAGAGAACAAGAAGGAAGGGGAGGGAAG GGCACAGGTGGAGATGAGAATGGTCCGTCATCCAAAGTgcagaaaaactttatttgtgaTCACTGTTACGGAGCATTTAGGAGCGGATACCACCTGAAGAGACATATTCTCATTCACACAG GGGAGAAGCCGTATGCTTGTGCCGTATGTGACATGAGGTTTATTCAGCGTTACCACCTGGAGAGACACAGCCTCATTCACACGG gGGTGAAGCCGTACGCTTGTTCCATGTGTGACATGAGGTTTTTCCAGCGTTACCACCTGGAGAGACACAGACTCACTCATACGG GGGTGAAGCCGTACGCTTGCTCCATGTGTGACATGAGGTTCTTCCAACGTTACCATCTGGCAAGACACAGCCTCACTCATACTG GGGTGAAGCCATACGCTTGCTCCATGTGTGACATGAGATTTTTCCAACGCTACCACTTGGCAAGACACAGCCTCACTCACACGG GGGTGAAGCCATACGCTTGCTCCATGTGTGACATGAGGTTCTTCCAGCGTTACCATTTGGCAAGACACAGCCTCACTCATACTG GGGTGAAGCCGTATGCTTGTACCATGTGTGACATGCGGTTTATACAACGTTACCAACTGGAGAGACACAGTCTTACTCATACGG GGGTGAAGCCGTACGCTTGCACCATGTGTGACAAGAGGTTTTTTCAGCGCTACCACCTGGCGAGACACAGCCTCACTCATATGG GTGTGAAACCTTATGCTTGCACCATGTGTGACATGAAGTTTTTTCAGCGTTACCACCTGGCGAGACACAGCCTCACTCATACGG GTGTGAAACCTTATGCTTGCACCATGTGTGACAAGAGGTTTTTTCAGCGCTACCACCTGGCGAGACACAGCCTCACTCATATGG GTGTGAAACCTTTTGCTTGTACCATGTGTGACATGAGGTTTGTTCAGCGTTACCACCTGGCGAGACACAGCCTCACTCATACGG GTGTGAAACCTTATGCTTGCACCATGTGTGACAAGAGGTTTTTTCAGCGCTACCACCTGGCAAGACACAGCCTCACTCATATGG GTGTGAAACCTTTTGCTTGTACCATGTGTGACATGAGGTTTGTTCAGCGTTACCACCTGGCGAGACACAGCCTCACTCATACGG gGGTGAAGCCGTATGCTTGTTCCATGTGTGACATGAGGTTTATTCAGCGTAACCACCTGGAGAGACACAGCCTCACTCATACGG GAGAGAAGCCATTTGCTTGTGACATGTGTGATATGAGGTTTATCCAGCGCTACCACCTTGAGAGACACAAGCGTGTCCATAGCGGGGAGAAGCCTTACCAGTGTGAACGGTGCCAGCAG aaCTTTTCACGGACAGACCGGCTGTTGCGGCATCGGCGGTTGTGCCAGGGTCGCGGCGTAGCCAAAGTAGAGAACCAGCCATGCTGCGAACCCCGCCCATACCCCCAAGAACCCCCCCCCGCGCCCCCAACCTGGAGTCCCCTGCACCCCCCTCCGGGCCGACTGGCGGTCTGA
- the znf740a gene encoding zinc finger protein 2 homolog isoform X9 produces MSHLPSSSVRDHMKWAGLLGCEAVLSSMALMQASSMAAPPKKMMAPLGHGPPQREGPDRAPQSHMILPSGMSCPPLLIRKEGEFQAPRLLDEKDMRANEDMQQKKKNRKSVTPCKVREQEGRGGKGTGGDENGPSSKVQKNFICDHCYGAFRSGYHLKRHILIHTGEKPYACAVCDMRFIQRYHLERHSLIHTGVKPYACSMCDMRFFQRYHLERHRLTHTGVKPYACSMCDMRFFQRYHLARHSLTHTGVKPYACSMCDMRFFQRYHLARHSLTHTGVKPYACSMCDMRFFQRYHLARHTLTHTGVKPYACSMCDMRFFQRYHLARHSLTHTGVKPYACTMCDMRFIQRYQLERHSLTHTGVKPYACTMCDKRFFQRYHLARHSLTHMGVKPYACTMCDMKFFQRYHLARHSLTHTGVKPYACTMCDKRFFQRYHLARHSLTHMGVKPFACTMCDMRFVQRYHLARHSLTHTGVKPYACTMCDKRFFQRYHLARHSLTHMGVKPFACTMCDMRFVQRYHLARHSLTHTGEKPFACDMCDMRFIQRYHLERHKRVHSGEKPYQCERCQQNFSRTDRLLRHRRLCQGRGVAKVENQPCCEPRPYPQEPPPAPPTWSPLHPPPGRLAV; encoded by the exons ATGTCACATCTGCCCAGCAGCTCAGTCCGCGACCATATGAAATGG GCGGGGCTGCTTGGCTGCGAGGCTGTCCTCTCCAGCATGGCCCTGATGCAGGCCAGCTCCATGGCTGCTCCGCCCAAAAAAATGATGGCTCCACTTGGTCATGGACCACCGCAGAGAGAGGGACCTGACCGTGCTCCCCAGAGCCATATGATCCTCCCATCTGGAATGAGCTGTCCACCTCTG CTCATCCGGAAGGAAGGTGAATTCCAAGCTCCCCGCCTGCTGGATGAGAAGGACATGAGGGCCAACGAGGacatgcagcagaaaaaaaagaacaggaaatCAGTAACGCCCTGCAAAGTGAGAGAACAAGAAGGAAGGGGAGGGAAG GGCACAGGTGGAGATGAGAATGGTCCGTCATCCAAAGTgcagaaaaactttatttgtgaTCACTGTTACGGAGCATTTAGGAGCGGATACCACCTGAAGAGACATATTCTCATTCACACAG GGGAGAAGCCGTATGCTTGTGCCGTATGTGACATGAGGTTTATTCAGCGTTACCACCTGGAGAGACACAGCCTCATTCACACGG gGGTGAAGCCGTACGCTTGTTCCATGTGTGACATGAGGTTTTTCCAGCGTTACCACCTGGAGAGACACAGACTCACTCATACGG GGGTGAAGCCGTACGCTTGCTCCATGTGTGACATGAGGTTCTTCCAACGTTACCATCTGGCAAGACACAGCCTCACTCATACTG GGGTGAAGCCATACGCTTGCTCCATGTGTGACATGAGATTTTTCCAACGCTACCACTTGGCAAGACACAGCCTCACTCACACGG gggtGAAGCCATATGCTTGCTCCATGTGTGACATGAGATTTTTCCAGAGATACCACCTGGCAAGACACACTCTCACCCATACGG GGGTGAAGCCATACGCTTGCTCCATGTGTGACATGAGGTTCTTCCAGCGTTACCATTTGGCAAGACACAGCCTCACTCATACTG GGGTGAAGCCGTATGCTTGTACCATGTGTGACATGCGGTTTATACAACGTTACCAACTGGAGAGACACAGTCTTACTCATACGG GGGTGAAGCCGTACGCTTGCACCATGTGTGACAAGAGGTTTTTTCAGCGCTACCACCTGGCGAGACACAGCCTCACTCATATGG GTGTGAAACCTTATGCTTGCACCATGTGTGACATGAAGTTTTTTCAGCGTTACCACCTGGCGAGACACAGCCTCACTCATACGG GTGTGAAACCTTATGCTTGCACCATGTGTGACAAGAGGTTTTTTCAGCGCTACCACCTGGCGAGACACAGCCTCACTCATATGG GTGTGAAACCTTTTGCTTGTACCATGTGTGACATGAGGTTTGTTCAGCGTTACCACCTGGCGAGACACAGCCTCACTCATACGG GTGTGAAACCTTATGCTTGCACCATGTGTGACAAGAGGTTTTTTCAGCGCTACCACCTGGCAAGACACAGCCTCACTCATATGG GTGTGAAACCTTTTGCTTGTACCATGTGTGACATGAGGTTTGTTCAGCGTTACCACCTGGCGAGACACAGCCTCACTCATACGG GAGAGAAGCCATTTGCTTGTGACATGTGTGATATGAGGTTTATCCAGCGCTACCACCTTGAGAGACACAAGCGTGTCCATAGCGGGGAGAAGCCTTACCAGTGTGAACGGTGCCAGCAG aaCTTTTCACGGACAGACCGGCTGTTGCGGCATCGGCGGTTGTGCCAGGGTCGCGGCGTAGCCAAAGTAGAGAACCAGCCATGCTGCGAACCCCGCCCATACCCCCAAGAACCCCCCCCCGCGCCCCCAACCTGGAGTCCCCTGCACCCCCCTCCGGGCCGACTGGCGGTCTGA
- the znf740a gene encoding gastrula zinc finger protein XlCGF57.1 isoform X11 yields the protein MSHLPSSSVRDHMKWAGLLGCEAVLSSMALMQASSMAAPPKKMMAPLGHGPPQREGPDRAPQSHMILPSGMSCPPLLIRKEGEFQAPRLLDEKDMRANEDMQQKKKNRKSVTPCKVREQEGRGGKGTGGDENGPSSKVQKNFICDHCYGAFRSGYHLKRHILIHTGEKPYACAVCDMRFIQRYHLERHSLIHTGVKPYACSMCDMRFFQRYHLERHRLTHTGVKPYACSMCDMRFFQRYHLARHSLTHTGVKPYACSMCDMRFFQRYHLARHTLTHTGVKPYACSMCDMRFFQRYHLARHSLTHTGVKPYACTMCDMRFIQRYQLERHSLTHTGVKPYACTMCDKRFFQRYHLARHSLTHMGVKPYACTMCDMKFFQRYHLARHSLTHTGVKPYACTMCDKRFFQRYHLARHSLTHMGVKPFACTMCDMRFVQRYHLARHSLTHTGVKPYACTMCDKRFFQRYHLARHSLTHMGVKPFACTMCDMRFVQRYHLARHSLTHTGVKPYACSMCDMRFIQRNHLERHSLTHTGEKPFACDMCDMRFIQRYHLERHKRVHSGEKPYQCERCQQNFSRTDRLLRHRRLCQGRGVAKVENQPCCEPRPYPQEPPPAPPTWSPLHPPPGRLAV from the exons ATGTCACATCTGCCCAGCAGCTCAGTCCGCGACCATATGAAATGG GCGGGGCTGCTTGGCTGCGAGGCTGTCCTCTCCAGCATGGCCCTGATGCAGGCCAGCTCCATGGCTGCTCCGCCCAAAAAAATGATGGCTCCACTTGGTCATGGACCACCGCAGAGAGAGGGACCTGACCGTGCTCCCCAGAGCCATATGATCCTCCCATCTGGAATGAGCTGTCCACCTCTG CTCATCCGGAAGGAAGGTGAATTCCAAGCTCCCCGCCTGCTGGATGAGAAGGACATGAGGGCCAACGAGGacatgcagcagaaaaaaaagaacaggaaatCAGTAACGCCCTGCAAAGTGAGAGAACAAGAAGGAAGGGGAGGGAAG GGCACAGGTGGAGATGAGAATGGTCCGTCATCCAAAGTgcagaaaaactttatttgtgaTCACTGTTACGGAGCATTTAGGAGCGGATACCACCTGAAGAGACATATTCTCATTCACACAG GGGAGAAGCCGTATGCTTGTGCCGTATGTGACATGAGGTTTATTCAGCGTTACCACCTGGAGAGACACAGCCTCATTCACACGG gGGTGAAGCCGTACGCTTGTTCCATGTGTGACATGAGGTTTTTCCAGCGTTACCACCTGGAGAGACACAGACTCACTCATACGG GGGTGAAGCCGTACGCTTGCTCCATGTGTGACATGAGGTTCTTCCAACGTTACCATCTGGCAAGACACAGCCTCACTCATACTG gggtGAAGCCATATGCTTGCTCCATGTGTGACATGAGATTTTTCCAGAGATACCACCTGGCAAGACACACTCTCACCCATACGG GGGTGAAGCCATACGCTTGCTCCATGTGTGACATGAGGTTCTTCCAGCGTTACCATTTGGCAAGACACAGCCTCACTCATACTG GGGTGAAGCCGTATGCTTGTACCATGTGTGACATGCGGTTTATACAACGTTACCAACTGGAGAGACACAGTCTTACTCATACGG GGGTGAAGCCGTACGCTTGCACCATGTGTGACAAGAGGTTTTTTCAGCGCTACCACCTGGCGAGACACAGCCTCACTCATATGG GTGTGAAACCTTATGCTTGCACCATGTGTGACATGAAGTTTTTTCAGCGTTACCACCTGGCGAGACACAGCCTCACTCATACGG GTGTGAAACCTTATGCTTGCACCATGTGTGACAAGAGGTTTTTTCAGCGCTACCACCTGGCGAGACACAGCCTCACTCATATGG GTGTGAAACCTTTTGCTTGTACCATGTGTGACATGAGGTTTGTTCAGCGTTACCACCTGGCGAGACACAGCCTCACTCATACGG GTGTGAAACCTTATGCTTGCACCATGTGTGACAAGAGGTTTTTTCAGCGCTACCACCTGGCAAGACACAGCCTCACTCATATGG GTGTGAAACCTTTTGCTTGTACCATGTGTGACATGAGGTTTGTTCAGCGTTACCACCTGGCGAGACACAGCCTCACTCATACGG gGGTGAAGCCGTATGCTTGTTCCATGTGTGACATGAGGTTTATTCAGCGTAACCACCTGGAGAGACACAGCCTCACTCATACGG GAGAGAAGCCATTTGCTTGTGACATGTGTGATATGAGGTTTATCCAGCGCTACCACCTTGAGAGACACAAGCGTGTCCATAGCGGGGAGAAGCCTTACCAGTGTGAACGGTGCCAGCAG aaCTTTTCACGGACAGACCGGCTGTTGCGGCATCGGCGGTTGTGCCAGGGTCGCGGCGTAGCCAAAGTAGAGAACCAGCCATGCTGCGAACCCCGCCCATACCCCCAAGAACCCCCCCCCGCGCCCCCAACCTGGAGTCCCCTGCACCCCCCTCCGGGCCGACTGGCGGTCTGA
- the znf740a gene encoding gastrula zinc finger protein XlCGF57.1 isoform X2 translates to MSHLPSSSVRDHMKWAGLLGCEAVLSSMALMQASSMAAPPKKMMAPLGHGPPQREGPDRAPQSHMILPSGMSCPPLLIRKEGEFQAPRLLDEKDMRANEDMQQKKKNRKSVTPCKGTGGDENGPSSKVQKNFICDHCYGAFRSGYHLKRHILIHTGEKPYACAVCDMRFIQRYHLERHSLIHTGVKPYACSMCDMRFFQRYHLERHRLTHTGVKPYACSMCDMRFFQRYHLARHSLTHTGVKPYACSMCDMRFFQRYHLARHSLTHTGVKPYACSMCDMRFFQRYHLARHTLTHTGVKPYACSMCDMRFFQRYHLARHSLTHTGVKPYACTMCDMRFIQRYQLERHSLTHTGVKPYACTMCDKRFFQRYHLARHSLTHMGVKPYACTMCDMKFFQRYHLARHSLTHTGVKPYACTMCDKRFFQRYHLARHSLTHMGVKPFACTMCDMRFVQRYHLARHSLTHTGVKPYACTMCDKRFFQRYHLARHSLTHMGVKPFACTMCDMRFVQRYHLARHSLTHTGVKPYACSMCDMRFIQRNHLERHSLTHTGEKPFACDMCDMRFIQRYHLERHKRVHSGEKPYQCERCQQNFSRTDRLLRHRRLCQGRGVAKVENQPCCEPRPYPQEPPPAPPTWSPLHPPPGRLAV, encoded by the exons ATGTCACATCTGCCCAGCAGCTCAGTCCGCGACCATATGAAATGG GCGGGGCTGCTTGGCTGCGAGGCTGTCCTCTCCAGCATGGCCCTGATGCAGGCCAGCTCCATGGCTGCTCCGCCCAAAAAAATGATGGCTCCACTTGGTCATGGACCACCGCAGAGAGAGGGACCTGACCGTGCTCCCCAGAGCCATATGATCCTCCCATCTGGAATGAGCTGTCCACCTCTG CTCATCCGGAAGGAAGGTGAATTCCAAGCTCCCCGCCTGCTGGATGAGAAGGACATGAGGGCCAACGAGGacatgcagcagaaaaaaaagaacaggaaatCAGTAACGCCCTGCAAA GGCACAGGTGGAGATGAGAATGGTCCGTCATCCAAAGTgcagaaaaactttatttgtgaTCACTGTTACGGAGCATTTAGGAGCGGATACCACCTGAAGAGACATATTCTCATTCACACAG GGGAGAAGCCGTATGCTTGTGCCGTATGTGACATGAGGTTTATTCAGCGTTACCACCTGGAGAGACACAGCCTCATTCACACGG gGGTGAAGCCGTACGCTTGTTCCATGTGTGACATGAGGTTTTTCCAGCGTTACCACCTGGAGAGACACAGACTCACTCATACGG GGGTGAAGCCGTACGCTTGCTCCATGTGTGACATGAGGTTCTTCCAACGTTACCATCTGGCAAGACACAGCCTCACTCATACTG GGGTGAAGCCATACGCTTGCTCCATGTGTGACATGAGATTTTTCCAACGCTACCACTTGGCAAGACACAGCCTCACTCACACGG gggtGAAGCCATATGCTTGCTCCATGTGTGACATGAGATTTTTCCAGAGATACCACCTGGCAAGACACACTCTCACCCATACGG GGGTGAAGCCATACGCTTGCTCCATGTGTGACATGAGGTTCTTCCAGCGTTACCATTTGGCAAGACACAGCCTCACTCATACTG GGGTGAAGCCGTATGCTTGTACCATGTGTGACATGCGGTTTATACAACGTTACCAACTGGAGAGACACAGTCTTACTCATACGG GGGTGAAGCCGTACGCTTGCACCATGTGTGACAAGAGGTTTTTTCAGCGCTACCACCTGGCGAGACACAGCCTCACTCATATGG GTGTGAAACCTTATGCTTGCACCATGTGTGACATGAAGTTTTTTCAGCGTTACCACCTGGCGAGACACAGCCTCACTCATACGG GTGTGAAACCTTATGCTTGCACCATGTGTGACAAGAGGTTTTTTCAGCGCTACCACCTGGCGAGACACAGCCTCACTCATATGG GTGTGAAACCTTTTGCTTGTACCATGTGTGACATGAGGTTTGTTCAGCGTTACCACCTGGCGAGACACAGCCTCACTCATACGG GTGTGAAACCTTATGCTTGCACCATGTGTGACAAGAGGTTTTTTCAGCGCTACCACCTGGCAAGACACAGCCTCACTCATATGG GTGTGAAACCTTTTGCTTGTACCATGTGTGACATGAGGTTTGTTCAGCGTTACCACCTGGCGAGACACAGCCTCACTCATACGG gGGTGAAGCCGTATGCTTGTTCCATGTGTGACATGAGGTTTATTCAGCGTAACCACCTGGAGAGACACAGCCTCACTCATACGG GAGAGAAGCCATTTGCTTGTGACATGTGTGATATGAGGTTTATCCAGCGCTACCACCTTGAGAGACACAAGCGTGTCCATAGCGGGGAGAAGCCTTACCAGTGTGAACGGTGCCAGCAG aaCTTTTCACGGACAGACCGGCTGTTGCGGCATCGGCGGTTGTGCCAGGGTCGCGGCGTAGCCAAAGTAGAGAACCAGCCATGCTGCGAACCCCGCCCATACCCCCAAGAACCCCCCCCCGCGCCCCCAACCTGGAGTCCCCTGCACCCCCCTCCGGGCCGACTGGCGGTCTGA
- the znf740a gene encoding gastrula zinc finger protein XlCGF57.1 isoform X15: MSHLPSSSVRDHMKWAGLLGCEAVLSSMALMQASSMAAPPKKMMAPLGHGPPQREGPDRAPQSHMILPSGMSCPPLLIRKEGEFQAPRLLDEKDMRANEDMQQKKKNRKSVTPCKVREQEGRGGKGTGGDENGPSSKVQKNFICDHCYGAFRSGYHLKRHILIHTGEKPYACAVCDMRFIQRYHLERHSLIHTGVKPYACSMCDMRFFQRYHLERHRLTHTGVKPYACSMCDMRFFQRYHLARHSLTHTGVKPYACSMCDMRFFQRYHLARHSLTHTGVKPYACTMCDMRFIQRYQLERHSLTHTGVKPYACTMCDKRFFQRYHLARHSLTHMGVKPYACTMCDMKFFQRYHLARHSLTHTGVKPYACTMCDKRFFQRYHLARHSLTHMGVKPFACTMCDMRFVQRYHLARHSLTHTGVKPYACTMCDKRFFQRYHLARHSLTHMGVKPFACTMCDMRFVQRYHLARHSLTHTGVKPYACSMCDMRFIQRNHLERHSLTHTGEKPFACDMCDMRFIQRYHLERHKRVHSGEKPYQCERCQQNFSRTDRLLRHRRLCQGRGVAKVENQPCCEPRPYPQEPPPAPPTWSPLHPPPGRLAV; this comes from the exons ATGTCACATCTGCCCAGCAGCTCAGTCCGCGACCATATGAAATGG GCGGGGCTGCTTGGCTGCGAGGCTGTCCTCTCCAGCATGGCCCTGATGCAGGCCAGCTCCATGGCTGCTCCGCCCAAAAAAATGATGGCTCCACTTGGTCATGGACCACCGCAGAGAGAGGGACCTGACCGTGCTCCCCAGAGCCATATGATCCTCCCATCTGGAATGAGCTGTCCACCTCTG CTCATCCGGAAGGAAGGTGAATTCCAAGCTCCCCGCCTGCTGGATGAGAAGGACATGAGGGCCAACGAGGacatgcagcagaaaaaaaagaacaggaaatCAGTAACGCCCTGCAAAGTGAGAGAACAAGAAGGAAGGGGAGGGAAG GGCACAGGTGGAGATGAGAATGGTCCGTCATCCAAAGTgcagaaaaactttatttgtgaTCACTGTTACGGAGCATTTAGGAGCGGATACCACCTGAAGAGACATATTCTCATTCACACAG GGGAGAAGCCGTATGCTTGTGCCGTATGTGACATGAGGTTTATTCAGCGTTACCACCTGGAGAGACACAGCCTCATTCACACGG gGGTGAAGCCGTACGCTTGTTCCATGTGTGACATGAGGTTTTTCCAGCGTTACCACCTGGAGAGACACAGACTCACTCATACGG GGGTGAAGCCGTACGCTTGCTCCATGTGTGACATGAGGTTCTTCCAACGTTACCATCTGGCAAGACACAGCCTCACTCATACTG GGGTGAAGCCATACGCTTGCTCCATGTGTGACATGAGGTTCTTCCAGCGTTACCATTTGGCAAGACACAGCCTCACTCATACTG GGGTGAAGCCGTATGCTTGTACCATGTGTGACATGCGGTTTATACAACGTTACCAACTGGAGAGACACAGTCTTACTCATACGG GGGTGAAGCCGTACGCTTGCACCATGTGTGACAAGAGGTTTTTTCAGCGCTACCACCTGGCGAGACACAGCCTCACTCATATGG GTGTGAAACCTTATGCTTGCACCATGTGTGACATGAAGTTTTTTCAGCGTTACCACCTGGCGAGACACAGCCTCACTCATACGG GTGTGAAACCTTATGCTTGCACCATGTGTGACAAGAGGTTTTTTCAGCGCTACCACCTGGCGAGACACAGCCTCACTCATATGG GTGTGAAACCTTTTGCTTGTACCATGTGTGACATGAGGTTTGTTCAGCGTTACCACCTGGCGAGACACAGCCTCACTCATACGG GTGTGAAACCTTATGCTTGCACCATGTGTGACAAGAGGTTTTTTCAGCGCTACCACCTGGCAAGACACAGCCTCACTCATATGG GTGTGAAACCTTTTGCTTGTACCATGTGTGACATGAGGTTTGTTCAGCGTTACCACCTGGCGAGACACAGCCTCACTCATACGG gGGTGAAGCCGTATGCTTGTTCCATGTGTGACATGAGGTTTATTCAGCGTAACCACCTGGAGAGACACAGCCTCACTCATACGG GAGAGAAGCCATTTGCTTGTGACATGTGTGATATGAGGTTTATCCAGCGCTACCACCTTGAGAGACACAAGCGTGTCCATAGCGGGGAGAAGCCTTACCAGTGTGAACGGTGCCAGCAG aaCTTTTCACGGACAGACCGGCTGTTGCGGCATCGGCGGTTGTGCCAGGGTCGCGGCGTAGCCAAAGTAGAGAACCAGCCATGCTGCGAACCCCGCCCATACCCCCAAGAACCCCCCCCCGCGCCCCCAACCTGGAGTCCCCTGCACCCCCCTCCGGGCCGACTGGCGGTCTGA